A section of the Phaseolus vulgaris cultivar G19833 chromosome 8, P. vulgaris v2.0, whole genome shotgun sequence genome encodes:
- the LOC137826443 gene encoding 1-aminocyclopropane-1-carboxylate oxidase homolog 1-like — protein MEVKSTNQIEEAMDSSYDRKAEIKAFDETKSGVKGLVDSGVKRIPRMFHSGIDITENTGSDSKLSVPVIDLESIHNNPALRKEAVTKIRSACQEWGFFQVINHGIPIPVMDDMIDGIRRFHEQDADVRKQFFSRDLKSKILYCSNTNLYKDKFANWRDTVGCSMAPNPPKPEELPAVFGDIITEYSKKAIALGCTIFELLSEALGLKPSYLEELNCAEGLFIQGHYYPPCPQPELTLGTSKHTDTAFITILLQDQLGGLQILHENQWLNVPPVHGGLVVNIGDVLQLMTNDNFVSVYHRVLANHGGPRVSVASFFTNSHDPDKGMSKVYGPIKELLSENNPPMYRKTSIGEIMAHHFAKGLDGNHALKPFRL, from the exons ATGGAGGTGAAAAGCACAAACCAGATAGAAGAAGCCATGGATTCCAGTTATGATAGAAAAGCTGAAATAAAAGCATTTGATGAGACAAAAAGTGGTGTTAAAGGTCTTGTAGATTCTGGGGTAAAAAGGATCCCTCGTATGTTCCATTCTGGTATTGATATAACTGAAAACACAGGTAGTGACTCAAAGTTGAGTGTTCCTGTCATAGACCTTGAAAGCATACACAACAACCCTGCTCTGCGAAAAGAAGCTGTCACAAAAATTCGTAGTGCATGCCAGGAGTGGGGATTTTTCCAAGTGATCAATCATGGAATTCCAATTCCTGTTATGGATGACATGATTGATGGAATCAGAAGGTTTCATGAACAAGATGCTGATGTAAGGAAACAGTTTTTCTCTCGAGATTTGAAGAGCAAAATTCTTTATTGCTCCAATACTAACCTGTACAAAGACAAATTTGCTAACTGGAGAGATACAGTTGGATGTTCTATGGCTCCCAATCCACCCAAACCAGAGGAGTTGCCTGCAGTATTTGG AGACATAATTACTGAATATTCCAAGAAAGCAATAGCACTGGGTTGTACAATTTTTGAGTTGTTGTCAGAGGCTCTTGGTCTCAAACCATCTTATCTCGAAGAATTGAATTGTGCAGAAGGACTTTTCATTCAGGGCCATTACTATCCACCTTGCCCTCAACCTGAATTAACTTTGGGCACCTCCAAGCACACTGATACTGCCTTCATTACAATACTTCTACAAGACCAACTGGGTGGTCTTCAAATTCTTCATGAGAATCAATGGTTAAACGTTCCTCCTGTGCATGGAGGTCTTGTTGTAAACATAGGAGATGTTTTACAA CTTATGACAAATGACAACTTTGTGAGTGTTTATCACCGGGTCTTAGCAAACCATGGAGGGCCAAGAGTTTCAGTAGCTAGCTTCTTTACAAATTCACATGATCCAGATAAAGGCATGTCAAAGGTTTATGGTCCAATTAAAGAGTTATTATCAGAGAATAACCCACCAATGTATAGAAAGACTTCCATAGGAGAGATCATGGCTCACCATTTTGCCAAGGGGCTTGATGGGAACCATGCTTTGAAGCCTTTCAGGTTGTGA